Proteins encoded together in one Roseibacterium elongatum DSM 19469 window:
- a CDS encoding murein hydrolase activator EnvC family protein encodes MKLWAQAILLAAALLTGGTGLAQTDAAETAARAARLLDEAAASLADAGSARDRVEALTQTVRAYEEGLLAMRGGVRQAALRERTILLLFEAERDRLARLLAVLQSIEAAPAPLLLLHPEGPVGTARSGMIVSEVAPAVADQAMALRAQLEELALLRALQENALRQLGQGLEGAQQARADLSQAIADRRDLPPRFDTDPEAMRQILENADSLDSFAEILSADPRADAADRPDFAQARGALRLPVLGALLRRYDETDAAGVRRPGIVLATYPRALVTAPWPATIRYAGPLLDYGNVIILEPDADYLLVLGGLGDLYVVAGQLVGGDTALGLMPGPVATGGELIVSDAEGGGAGLSETLYMELREAGSPVDPGQWFIID; translated from the coding sequence ATGAAGCTGTGGGCACAGGCGATCCTGCTTGCAGCCGCGTTGCTGACCGGCGGGACGGGTCTGGCCCAGACGGATGCCGCCGAAACCGCCGCCCGCGCCGCGCGGCTGCTGGATGAGGCCGCCGCGTCCCTGGCCGACGCAGGCAGCGCGCGCGACCGGGTCGAGGCGTTGACGCAAACCGTGCGCGCCTACGAGGAGGGCCTCCTGGCGATGCGCGGCGGCGTTCGGCAGGCCGCCCTGCGCGAACGGACCATCCTGCTGCTGTTCGAGGCCGAGCGGGATCGTCTGGCCCGCCTGCTGGCCGTGCTGCAATCCATCGAAGCCGCCCCGGCCCCCCTTTTGCTTTTGCACCCCGAGGGGCCGGTGGGCACCGCCCGATCCGGCATGATCGTGTCCGAGGTCGCGCCCGCCGTCGCCGATCAGGCGATGGCGCTGCGCGCCCAGCTCGAAGAACTGGCCCTGCTCCGGGCCTTGCAGGAAAACGCCCTGCGGCAACTGGGCCAAGGGCTGGAGGGGGCCCAGCAGGCCCGCGCGGACCTGTCACAGGCCATTGCCGATCGCCGGGACTTGCCGCCGCGCTTTGACACCGACCCCGAGGCCATGCGCCAGATCTTGGAAAACGCCGACTCGCTCGACAGTTTCGCCGAGATCCTCAGCGCCGATCCCAGGGCAGATGCCGCCGATCGGCCGGACTTTGCGCAGGCGCGCGGCGCGTTGCGCCTTCCCGTGCTGGGTGCGTTGTTGCGCCGCTATGATGAAACGGATGCCGCCGGCGTGCGCCGCCCCGGTATCGTGCTGGCCACCTATCCCCGCGCCCTCGTCACGGCGCCCTGGCCCGCGACGATCCGCTACGCCGGGCCGCTGCTGGATTACGGGAATGTCATTATTCTTGAACCCGATGCAGATTACCTGCTGGTCCTGGGCGGTCTGGGCGATCTTTATGTCGTCGCGGGCCAACTGGTCGGCGGTGACACCGCGCTCGGGTTGATGCCAGGGCCGGTGGCCACTGGCGGCGAATTGATCGTTTCCGACGCGGAAGGCGGTGGTGCCGGATTGTCGGAAACGCTTTATATGGAGTTGAGAGAGGCTGGCAGCCCGGTCGACCCGGGCCAGTGGTTCATCATCGATTGA
- a CDS encoding S41 family peptidase: MNKLIVAAIGGIAGGVLLSTQVAGPLLAQEDARNASVYQQLDLFGDVFERIRGNYVEEVDEAALIEAAINGMLTSLDPHSSYLPPRDFDSMQVQTRGEFGGLGIEVTQEDGFVRVITPMDDTPAMEAGVEAGDFITHVDGEALLGLTLEQAVDLMRGPVGSEIVITIVREGEDEPFDVTIVRDRIQLTAVRHRLEGNTAILRVSTFNDQTFPNLAEGLEEMIAEVGGLENLNGVVLDLRNNPGGLLSQAIRVSDAFLERGEIVSTRGREAADGERYNATAGDLIDGLPMVVLVNGGSASASEIVAGALQDHRRAVIVGTNTFGKGSVQSVMPLPGNGAMRLTTSLYYTPSGRSIQALGVAPDIIVEQRDPVEMPEDEDRPARTEASLRGALQNSTLTEDELRQREEERAEAEATARLRNEDYQLAYAIDILTGLGALGPSAN, from the coding sequence ATGAACAAGCTGATCGTCGCAGCCATCGGAGGCATCGCCGGGGGCGTGCTTTTGTCCACGCAGGTGGCCGGCCCCCTTTTGGCGCAGGAAGACGCGCGCAATGCCTCGGTCTACCAGCAGTTGGATCTGTTCGGCGACGTATTCGAACGCATCCGTGGCAATTACGTGGAGGAAGTGGACGAGGCCGCCCTGATCGAAGCCGCGATCAACGGCATGCTGACCTCGCTCGATCCGCATTCCAGCTATCTTCCGCCGCGTGACTTCGACAGCATGCAGGTGCAGACCCGTGGCGAGTTCGGTGGCCTCGGCATCGAGGTGACGCAGGAAGACGGGTTCGTTCGGGTCATCACGCCGATGGACGACACCCCCGCGATGGAGGCCGGTGTCGAGGCTGGCGACTTCATCACCCATGTCGATGGCGAGGCCCTGCTTGGCCTGACGCTGGAACAGGCCGTCGACCTGATGCGCGGTCCGGTCGGGTCCGAGATCGTGATCACCATCGTCCGCGAGGGCGAGGACGAGCCCTTTGACGTCACCATCGTCCGTGACCGTATCCAGTTGACCGCCGTGCGCCACCGGCTGGAGGGGAACACCGCGATCCTGCGGGTGTCGACCTTCAATGACCAGACCTTCCCGAACCTCGCCGAGGGCCTCGAGGAGATGATCGCCGAGGTTGGTGGCCTCGAAAACCTCAATGGCGTCGTTCTGGACCTGCGCAACAACCCCGGCGGGCTGCTCAGTCAGGCGATCCGGGTGTCCGATGCCTTCCTCGAACGCGGCGAGATCGTCTCGACCCGCGGGCGCGAAGCCGCCGATGGCGAACGCTACAACGCCACCGCCGGTGACCTGATCGACGGGTTGCCGATGGTCGTTCTGGTCAATGGCGGCTCGGCCTCGGCCAGCGAGATCGTTGCCGGCGCCCTGCAGGACCATCGCCGCGCCGTAATCGTGGGGACGAATACCTTTGGCAAGGGGTCGGTGCAATCGGTCATGCCGTTGCCGGGCAACGGGGCAATGCGGCTGACGACCTCGCTTTACTACACGCCGTCGGGCCGTTCGATCCAGGCCCTTGGCGTGGCCCCCGACATCATCGTCGAACAGCGCGATCCGGTTGAGATGCCCGAGGACGAAGACCGCCCCGCCCGGACCGAGGCATCGCTGCGCGGCGCACTGCAGAACTCGACCCTGACCGAGGACGAGTTGCGCCAGCGCGAGGAAGAGCGTGCCGAGGCCGAGGCGACGGCCCGCCTGCGCAACGAGGATTATCAACTGGCCTATGCCATCGACATCCTCACCGGTCTTGGCGCCCTTGGCCCAAGCGCCAACTAG
- a CDS encoding RNA pyrophosphohydrolase — MTPDEIAALPYRPCVGVVLTDGQGRVFAGQRADMDTPAWQMPQGGIDTGETPVAAALRELREETGVKRKHVTVLGETADWLPYDLPPEVLPYRGKYRGQTQKWVLMRLDAGDDVIDLTHEDVEFSDWRWMTGRDLLDLIVPFKRDIYARVLTEFELR, encoded by the coding sequence ATGACACCGGACGAGATCGCGGCCCTGCCCTATCGCCCCTGCGTGGGCGTGGTCCTGACGGACGGGCAGGGCCGTGTCTTTGCCGGCCAACGTGCCGACATGGACACCCCCGCCTGGCAGATGCCGCAGGGCGGGATCGACACCGGCGAAACCCCGGTGGCGGCGGCGTTGCGCGAATTGCGCGAGGAAACCGGGGTCAAGCGCAAGCATGTGACCGTCCTGGGCGAAACCGCCGATTGGCTGCCCTACGACCTCCCGCCCGAGGTGCTGCCCTATCGCGGCAAGTATCGCGGCCAGACGCAGAAGTGGGTGCTAATGCGGCTGGATGCCGGGGATGACGTGATCGACCTGACCCATGAAGATGTCGAGTTTTCCGATTGGCGCTGGATGACGGGCCGCGACCTGTTGGATCTGATCGTGCCGTTCAAGCGCGACATCTATGCCCGCGTCCTGACGGAATTCGAGTTGCGCTGA
- a CDS encoding error-prone DNA polymerase: protein MGFAELSITSNFTFLRGGSHPEEYARRAALLGIEAIAIADENSVAGVVRAWSELRKIEEEIADAKSARTDPIGPPKPAHLPDPPRAPIDHVPRLLPAACLTLADGLRLTALPRDRSGWASLCRLLSVGKLRAEKGDCVLHVDDLLGQARGLELLLHAPDRATPDWQRPADRLVRALGPQMSLLMAPRYDGQDAARFDAAARLADRLGLPTVASARPLMHHGSRRRLTDVLTCIREGLRVEDLGTAAQANAEQRLRGEAEMRRIFAGHEDAVARTTQIAARLQFDIASLRYEYPSEIADGETAAQRLTRLAQEGLAWRYPQGIPERAQKQLQHELRLIAKLSYEPYFLTVHDIVAFARSRGILCQGRGSAANSITCYALGVTSVSPEIGTMVFERFVSEARNEPPDIDVDFEHERREEVIQHIYERYGRHRAGLCATVIHYRGKRAVREVGRAMGLSEDVLSALSSQIWGSWSKTGPEMDRMREIGLDPDSPRLKQTIRLIEEIIGFPRHLSQHVGGFVITEGRLDELVPIENATMEDRTVICWDKDDIDALGILKVDVLALGMLTCVRKAFDLLAMHHQADYTLATLPPEDPAVYDMLCRADSLGVFQVESRAQMNFLPRMRPRCFYDLVIQVAIIRPGPIQGDMVHPFIRRRNGEEEVSFPSDALGRVLGKTLGVPLFQEQAMQIAITGAGFTPEEADRLRRALATFKKHGNVSEFRTRFLRGMRANGYDDEFAERCFSQIEGFGSYGFPESHAASFALLVYASAWLKRHHPGIFACALLNSQPMGFYAPAQIVRDAREHGVEVRPICVNRSHWDNMIERTETGDLALRLGFRQIKSMREDDADWLIAARGNGYTSVEDVWRRAGLDARSLTILAEADAFASLGLTRRAALWAARALTPKRELPLFAGDLDGEAIVEPAAHLPRMTQGEEVVEDYVSMRLTLRAHPVALIRHRLSPRIDRRLLKGPAQIGLLPKRPDATR, encoded by the coding sequence ATGGGATTCGCCGAGCTGAGCATCACCTCGAACTTCACCTTCCTCAGGGGCGGCTCGCACCCCGAGGAATACGCGCGGCGTGCCGCCCTGCTGGGGATCGAGGCCATCGCGATTGCCGATGAAAACTCGGTCGCGGGCGTGGTGCGGGCGTGGTCCGAACTGCGCAAGATCGAGGAAGAGATCGCCGATGCCAAATCCGCCCGCACCGACCCGATCGGCCCGCCCAAGCCCGCGCATCTGCCGGATCCGCCGCGCGCGCCCATCGACCATGTGCCGCGCCTGTTGCCCGCCGCCTGTCTGACACTGGCCGACGGGCTGCGCCTGACCGCCCTGCCCCGCGACCGCAGCGGCTGGGCCAGCCTGTGCCGCCTGCTGTCGGTGGGCAAACTGCGCGCGGAAAAGGGCGACTGCGTGCTGCATGTCGATGACCTGCTGGGGCAGGCGCGGGGGTTGGAGTTGCTGCTGCACGCGCCTGACCGCGCCACCCCCGACTGGCAACGCCCGGCAGACCGATTGGTGCGCGCGCTCGGGCCACAGATGAGCCTGCTGATGGCGCCGCGCTATGACGGGCAGGATGCCGCGCGTTTCGACGCCGCCGCGCGACTGGCCGACCGGCTGGGCCTGCCCACCGTCGCCTCGGCCCGGCCCCTGATGCATCACGGATCGCGGCGGCGGCTGACCGATGTTCTGACCTGCATCCGCGAGGGGCTGCGCGTCGAGGATCTGGGCACCGCCGCGCAGGCCAATGCCGAACAGCGCCTGCGCGGCGAGGCCGAGATGCGCCGGATCTTCGCCGGCCACGAGGACGCGGTTGCGCGCACGACGCAGATCGCCGCGCGCCTGCAATTCGACATCGCCAGCCTGCGCTACGAATACCCCTCGGAAATCGCCGATGGCGAAACCGCCGCCCAACGCCTGACCCGACTGGCGCAGGAGGGGCTGGCCTGGCGCTATCCCCAAGGCATCCCCGAGCGTGCGCAAAAACAGCTACAACACGAGCTGCGCCTGATCGCCAAGCTGAGTTACGAGCCCTATTTCCTGACCGTCCACGATATCGTCGCCTTCGCCCGGTCGCGCGGCATCCTGTGCCAGGGGCGCGGGTCGGCGGCCAATTCGATCACCTGCTACGCGCTTGGCGTGACCAGTGTCTCGCCCGAGATCGGGACCATGGTCTTCGAACGCTTCGTGTCCGAGGCGCGGAACGAGCCGCCCGATATCGACGTGGATTTCGAGCATGAGCGCCGCGAAGAGGTGATCCAGCACATCTATGAACGCTATGGCCGCCACCGCGCGGGCCTGTGCGCGACCGTCATCCACTATCGCGGCAAGCGTGCCGTGCGCGAGGTCGGCCGCGCCATGGGGCTGAGCGAGGATGTGCTGTCGGCGCTGTCCAGCCAGATCTGGGGGTCATGGTCGAAAACCGGCCCCGAGATGGACCGCATGCGCGAAATTGGCCTCGACCCCGACAGCCCGCGCCTGAAACAGACCATCCGCCTGATCGAGGAGATCATCGGCTTTCCCCGCCACCTGTCCCAGCATGTCGGCGGTTTCGTCATCACTGAAGGCCGCCTTGATGAACTGGTCCCCATCGAGAACGCCACGATGGAGGACCGCACCGTCATCTGCTGGGACAAGGATGACATCGACGCGCTCGGCATCCTCAAGGTCGATGTGCTGGCCCTTGGGATGCTGACCTGCGTGCGCAAGGCCTTCGACCTGCTGGCGATGCATCATCAGGCCGATTACACGCTGGCGACCCTCCCGCCCGAGGACCCGGCGGTCTATGACATGCTGTGCCGCGCCGACAGTCTGGGCGTGTTCCAGGTGGAAAGCCGCGCGCAGATGAACTTCCTGCCCCGCATGCGCCCGCGCTGTTTCTACGACCTCGTGATCCAGGTCGCGATCATCCGCCCCGGCCCCATTCAGGGCGACATGGTTCACCCCTTCATCCGCCGCCGCAACGGCGAGGAGGAGGTGAGCTTTCCCTCGGACGCGTTGGGCCGCGTGCTGGGCAAGACGTTGGGCGTGCCGCTGTTCCAGGAACAGGCGATGCAGATCGCCATCACCGGCGCGGGATTCACGCCGGAAGAAGCCGACCGCCTGCGCCGCGCGCTCGCCACCTTCAAGAAGCATGGCAATGTCAGCGAATTTCGCACCCGGTTCCTGCGGGGCATGCGCGCCAATGGCTATGACGACGAATTCGCCGAGCGGTGCTTTTCCCAGATCGAAGGCTTCGGCAGCTACGGCTTTCCCGAAAGCCACGCCGCCAGTTTCGCCCTGCTGGTCTATGCCAGCGCCTGGCTGAAACGGCATCACCCCGGCATCTTCGCCTGTGCCCTGCTCAACAGCCAGCCCATGGGCTTCTACGCCCCCGCCCAGATCGTGCGCGACGCCCGCGAACACGGGGTGGAGGTACGGCCCATCTGCGTGAATCGCAGCCACTGGGACAACATGATAGAGCGGACCGAGACAGGCGACTTGGCCCTACGGTTGGGGTTTCGGCAAATCAAGTCGATGCGCGAGGACGACGCCGATTGGCTGATCGCGGCGCGCGGCAACGGCTATACCTCGGTCGAGGATGTCTGGCGGCGCGCGGGCCTGGACGCGCGCAGCCTGACCATTCTGGCCGAGGCCGACGCCTTTGCCAGCCTGGGCCTGACCCGGCGCGCGGCGCTATGGGCGGCACGGGCCCTGACCCCCAAGCGTGAATTGCCCCTGTTCGCCGGCGATCTGGATGGCGAAGCGATCGTGGAGCCCGCCGCCCATCTGCCCCGCATGACGCAAGGCGAAGAGGTGGTCGAGGATTACGTGTCGATGCGCTTGACGCTGCGCGCGCATCCCGTGGCGCTGATCCGCCATCGCCTGAGCCCGCGCATCGATCGCCGCCTCCTGAAAGGCCCCGCTCAGATCGGGTTGTTGCCCAAAAGGCCCGATGCAACGCGATAG
- the ubiG gene encoding bifunctional 2-polyprenyl-6-hydroxyphenol methylase/3-demethylubiquinol 3-O-methyltransferase UbiG, whose protein sequence is MNTTTQIVDTVEPAEIAKFEAMAAEWWDPHGKFKPLHEMNPVRLDYITMQIAAEFGRDLTAETPFEGLRLLDIGCGGGLLSEPMARLGATVVGADAAERNIPVARIHAEQSGLNIDYRHTTAEALAAAEEQFDVVLNMEVVEHVADPLAYLTACRQLLKPGGLMVCSTLNRNPKSFALAIVGAEYVMRWLPKGTHEWSKFITPDELYDLIRNAGLDPVDRKGFVFNPIAWRWSISDRDLSVNYVTASTKPA, encoded by the coding sequence ATGAACACAACAACTCAAATCGTCGATACGGTCGAACCTGCCGAAATCGCCAAGTTCGAGGCCATGGCCGCCGAATGGTGGGACCCCCATGGCAAGTTCAAGCCGCTGCACGAGATGAACCCGGTCCGTCTGGATTACATCACGATGCAGATCGCCGCCGAGTTCGGGCGCGACCTGACCGCCGAGACCCCGTTCGAAGGGCTGCGTCTGCTGGATATCGGCTGTGGCGGCGGGCTTTTGTCGGAACCGATGGCGCGGCTTGGGGCCACCGTGGTCGGGGCCGACGCGGCCGAGCGCAACATCCCCGTTGCGCGCATCCATGCCGAACAGTCGGGCCTGAACATCGACTATCGCCACACCACGGCCGAGGCGCTGGCAGCGGCGGAAGAGCAATTCGACGTGGTGCTGAACATGGAAGTGGTCGAACATGTCGCTGACCCGCTGGCCTACCTGACGGCCTGTCGCCAGCTTCTGAAGCCCGGCGGGCTGATGGTGTGCTCGACGCTCAACCGCAACCCCAAAAGCTTTGCCCTGGCCATCGTCGGGGCCGAATATGTCATGCGCTGGCTGCCAAAGGGCACGCATGAATGGTCGAAATTCATCACGCCCGACGAGTTGTATGACCTGATCCGCAACGCGGGCCTCGACCCGGTGGACCGCAAGGGGTTTGTCTTCAACCCGATCGCCTGGCGCTGGTCGATCTCGGACAGGGACCTGTCCGTCAACTACGTCACGGCCTCGACAAAACCCGCTTAA
- a CDS encoding MarR family winged helix-turn-helix transcriptional regulator: MSNSDDPLSVALFSEMFMADQLARNRLSRALPKGMELSHFSVLNHLARSSEEKSPAQLARVFHVTRGAMTNTLNRLEWAGHIHIRPDWDDARRKMVAISTSGLRAREAAIDAIAPILAETVREIGADRVRQALPVIRELRLRLEDDEGV; the protein is encoded by the coding sequence ATGTCCAATTCCGATGATCCGCTGTCTGTCGCCCTGTTCAGCGAAATGTTCATGGCCGACCAGTTGGCGCGCAACCGTTTGTCGCGCGCGCTGCCCAAAGGCATGGAGTTGAGCCATTTCTCGGTGCTCAACCACCTGGCGCGATCCAGCGAAGAGAAATCGCCGGCGCAACTGGCGCGGGTGTTCCATGTCACCCGCGGCGCGATGACCAACACCTTGAATCGTCTGGAATGGGCTGGTCACATCCATATCCGCCCCGATTGGGACGACGCGCGACGCAAGATGGTCGCCATCAGCACATCGGGCCTGCGCGCCCGAGAGGCGGCCATTGACGCCATCGCGCCAATTCTGGCCGAGACCGTGCGCGAAATCGGCGCCGACCGCGTGCGACAGGCGCTGCCGGTGATCCGGGAGTTGCGCCTGCGCCTTGAGGATGACGAAGGCGTTTAA
- the grxC gene encoding glutaredoxin 3, with the protein MSTIEIYTSPFCGFCHAAKRMLQSKGLSFVEYDVMQDPSKRTEMLQRANGRHTVPQIFVGAHHIGGYDDMAALERDGKLDPIIAGG; encoded by the coding sequence ATGTCGACCATCGAGATCTACACATCGCCCTTTTGCGGCTTTTGCCATGCCGCCAAGCGGATGTTACAGAGCAAGGGCCTCAGCTTTGTGGAATATGACGTGATGCAGGACCCGTCCAAGCGGACCGAGATGCTGCAGCGCGCCAATGGGCGTCACACGGTGCCGCAGATCTTCGTCGGGGCGCATCATATCGGCGGATATGACGATATGGCCGCGCTGGAACGGGACGGAAAACTGGACCCGATCATCGCCGGGGGCTGA
- a CDS encoding ComF family protein has translation MRLQTMLHAVFPPECLNCGARVESDFAICGSCWADTPFILGASCDLCGVALPGQAADDEALICEECHQIARPWSAGRAVMGYGGVGRRLVLGLKHGDRAEIARASGPWLARVGADLVRGAPLLVPIPLHWRRLAQRRYNQSALLAQAFGREAGVEVAPQALLRVRATPSQDGRDREARFRNLTDAIRPHPRHGDCLKGRDIVLVDDVMTSGATFAAATEACRMAGAKEIGVIALARVSRDA, from the coding sequence TTGAGATTGCAAACTATGCTCCATGCGGTGTTTCCGCCGGAATGCCTGAATTGCGGCGCGCGGGTGGAAAGCGATTTCGCCATTTGCGGATCCTGCTGGGCCGACACACCGTTCATTCTGGGCGCCTCCTGTGACCTGTGCGGCGTTGCGTTGCCGGGGCAGGCCGCCGATGACGAGGCACTGATCTGCGAGGAATGCCATCAGATCGCGCGCCCATGGTCGGCCGGGCGTGCGGTGATGGGCTATGGCGGGGTCGGGCGCAGGCTGGTGCTTGGCCTCAAGCATGGCGACCGGGCCGAGATTGCGCGGGCCTCTGGCCCGTGGTTGGCGAGGGTGGGGGCGGATCTGGTGCGGGGGGCGCCGCTACTGGTGCCGATACCCCTGCATTGGCGGCGGTTGGCGCAGCGGCGCTACAACCAGTCGGCCCTGCTGGCCCAGGCTTTCGGGCGCGAAGCGGGTGTCGAGGTCGCCCCGCAGGCCCTGCTGCGCGTGCGCGCCACGCCGTCACAGGACGGACGCGACCGCGAGGCGCGGTTTCGCAACCTCACGGATGCGATTCGGCCACATCCGCGCCATGGCGACTGTTTGAAAGGGCGCGATATCGTCCTGGTCGATGATGTTATGACCTCTGGCGCGACCTTTGCCGCCGCGACCGAGGCCTGCCGCATGGCCGGCGCCAAAGAAATTGGCGTGATCGCTCTGGCCCGCGTGTCGCGAGATGCCTAG
- a CDS encoding methyltransferase domain-containing protein gives MTRPDQQPRLVDAGALAQRRARARLDRAGFLHDEAMVEIEERLIDVNRRFTSPAIVTPFAAKWTGFLPKARLVADDELLDLQPGAHDLVIHAMGLHWANDPVGQIVQCRRALKPDGLFLAVCFGGETLIELRQTLAEAEIATLGGLSPRVAPMAEIRDMGSLLQRAGLALPVADRVKRTVHYSDAFALMRDLRDMGEGNALSDRHRSPVPRTVFAQMAALYADRFGTPDGRVAATFDLAFLTGWAPHDSQQKPLRPGAARHRLADALNTTEFDETAIPALHGPDE, from the coding sequence ATGACCCGCCCCGACCAACAGCCCCGCCTGGTGGATGCCGGCGCGCTTGCGCAGCGCCGCGCCCGCGCGCGGTTGGACCGGGCCGGGTTCCTGCACGACGAGGCGATGGTCGAGATCGAGGAAAGGCTCATCGACGTTAACAGAAGGTTTACGTCGCCTGCGATCGTCACGCCATTCGCGGCGAAATGGACCGGTTTTCTGCCGAAGGCCCGCCTTGTCGCCGATGACGAGCTGCTCGATCTGCAACCGGGCGCGCATGATCTTGTGATCCATGCGATGGGTCTGCATTGGGCGAACGACCCCGTCGGACAGATCGTGCAATGCCGCCGTGCCTTGAAACCCGACGGGCTTTTCCTGGCCGTCTGTTTCGGCGGCGAGACGTTGATCGAATTGCGCCAGACACTGGCCGAGGCCGAAATCGCGACCCTTGGCGGGTTGTCGCCCCGCGTGGCCCCCATGGCCGAGATCCGCGACATGGGGTCGCTGCTGCAGCGGGCGGGCCTGGCCCTGCCGGTGGCAGACCGCGTCAAACGCACGGTCCACTATTCGGATGCGTTCGCGCTGATGCGCGATCTGCGTGACATGGGCGAGGGCAACGCCCTGTCCGATCGGCACCGCAGCCCGGTGCCCAGAACGGTTTTCGCCCAGATGGCCGCGCTCTATGCGGACCGGTTCGGCACGCCCGACGGGCGTGTGGCCGCCACGTTCGATCTGGCGTTCCTGACCGGCTGGGCGCCGCATGACAGCCAACAGAAACCATTGCGGCCCGGCGCGGCCCGACATCGCCTCGCCGACGCGCTGAACACGACAGAGTTTGACGAAACCGCCATTCCGGCCCTACACGGACCCGATGAGTGA